A part of Aegilops tauschii subsp. strangulata cultivar AL8/78 chromosome 2, Aet v6.0, whole genome shotgun sequence genomic DNA contains:
- the LOC141042140 gene encoding receptor-like kinase TMK4, with product MGAGGAAKCRRQCAFGPMGHHRGGWWAFMLLMFIMIPECVADKLLHITTAATGKITTKTDVFSFGVVLMELITEMTAIDERRIDEESRYLASWFGQIRKDEEKFRAAIDPTLDITDEIFESISVIAELTGHCTSREPLWQPDMGHVVTLLGPMVEKWKPSSSETEDYTDIGLDLPLLQMVKECRSRRRA from the coding sequence ATGGGGGCGGGCGGCGCAGCCAAATGCCGGCGACAGTGTGCCTTTGGGCCAATGGGGCACCACCGGGGAGGGTGGTGGGCATTCATGTTACTTATGTTTATCATGATTCCTGAATGTGTGGCTGATAAGTTGTTGCACATCACCACTGCAGCGACGGGGAAAATCACAACAAAAACAGATGTTTTCAGCTTTGGGGTGGTGCTGATGGAGCTGATAACCGAAATGACCGCCATCGACGAGAGACGCATCGACGAGGAATCCCGGTATCTGGCCTCCTGGTTCGGCCAGATAAGGAAGGACGAAGAGAAGTTCAGGGCAGCCATTGACCCTACCCTGGATATCACCGACGAGATCTTCGAGAGCATCTCGGTGATCGCGGAGCTCACCGGGCACTGCACCTCCCGAGAGCCCTTGTGGCAGCCGGACATGGGGCATGTTGTGACGTTGCTAGGCCCGATGGTGGAGAAATGGAAGCCGTCGAGCAGCGAGACCGAGGACTACACGGACATCGGCCTGGACCTGCCGCTGCTCCAGATGGTGAAGGAGTGCAGGAGTCGGAGGCGAGCATGA
- the LOC109763335 gene encoding uncharacterized protein — MAIYQTRWSAKRLRDIGNSIQGNKRDVLSKSGFGDLVHISPVPPPPEGLMDFVVMSIDPKERLLRINDRKEIHFTKDMVKKIFNVPSGSRPLGFGKRGKSDFRNVYLDGDRSPIATTAAVLSKADDDDEDTISRSWVLLCLSLVLAPGTGNMVRLDYLHTLRDMSVVHELEWDEHILSDVMKEVKKYQDKRSEGKGKFLIGGCLPMLPVIYMDHLDIPRGCIVDHTIDYSLPRACFVHEMDFTAVVAVDTLDDGFGKRPLPPHLRDIYNKHKELHATELNAALSSFGRALQVMYCKRMGLMLSEAVEAGSRRDEAKDEVADVTFSVSGAPTAGMCDATELFPQQPKKPDATRSTKSGDPAVEVDHTNAIPGKKRDHINGSVHGNVNVHRNAKGEDSCSKDPPQVSNSPARSSGLFDVDSFLEIRARSPLFDSSPGSSTGPVYDVTPLATYPPLSTGPAEAGVDETREEEEVVEVNSGQSHDGKKPTLKRAAPAAPSARKLQKMKKIKVDATEDAIYQRYCCTNYRIKDPPEGEPLPAFIRIGGFDISFKHFSNGLKKRAHLNNEVMSLYIESFNIEQTYNSTKPRKFAFSPHVATKLCVDPSSFKTSSCIRDLTRVCEKNDIVKFDQLFFTIVQRDHWAVVVVNFMKKQFNVSDSRSLDPDYVSILEKPCCNLITNFKALVTEFNPWKQDFGTFQMSSPPSYPQQSTSFDCGIFAILYLENLTARGMKPFNTIQTHCSMSGSTLRRSFSSTLKTPSTQRTSFKLC, encoded by the exons ATGGCCATCTACCAAACCCGATGGTCAGCAAAGCGGTTGCGTGACATAGGTAATTCCATCCAAGGGAACAAGAGAGATGTACTAAGCAAGTCTGGCTTTGGGGATTTGGTGCACATATCTCCTGTGCCTCCTCCGCCAGAAGGGCTTATGGATTTCGTAGTTATGAGTATCGACCCCAAGGAGCGTCTACTCAG GATTAATGATCGCAAGGAAATACACTTCACAAAAGACATGGTTAAGAAGATTTTCAATGTCCCTTCTGGTAGCAGGCCACTAGGATTCGGCAAGAGGGGCAAATCAGATTTCCGAAATGTGTATTTGGATGGTGATAGGTCTCCGATAGCCACCACAGCAGCTGTTCTATCAAAAgcggatgatgacgatgaggataCCATTAGTAGGTCATGGGTTTTACTCTGCTTATCATTGGTCCTAGCTCCCGGGACAGGAAACATGGTGCGTCTTGATTATCTCCACACCTTGCGAGACATGAGTGTTGTCCATGAGTTAGAATGGGATGAGCATATTCTGTCCGATGTGATGAAGGAAGTTAAAAAGTACCAGGATAAGAGGTCTGAAGGTAAAGGGAAATTCCTGATTGGTGGCTGTCTACCAATGCTTCCG GTAATTTACATGGACCACCTTGACATTCCAAGAGGATGCATAGTTGATCATACCATCGACTACTCACTACCACGAGCTTGTTTTGTTCATGAAATGGACTTCACCGCTGTTGTTGCAGTCGACACACTAGATGATGGATTTGGGAAGCGCCCT CTGCCCCCACATCTTCGTGACATATACAACAAGCACAAAGAGCTACATGCTACAGAACTTAATGCCGCGTTGAGCTCATTTGGGAGGGCGTTGCAGGTCATGTATTGCAAACGCATGGGCCTAATGTTGTCTGAGGCAGTCGAAGCTGGATCCAGAAGGGATGAGGCCAAAGATGAAGTGGCAGATGTCACTTTCAGTGTATCAGGAGCTCCCACAGCAGGCATGTGCGATGCCACCGAATTGTTTCCGCAGCAGCCTAAGAAACCAGATG CAACCAGAAGCACAAAGAGTGGGGATCCAGCAGTTGAAGTGGATCACACAAACGCTATCCCAGGAAAGAAGAGAGACCACATCAATGGCAGTGTACATGGCAATGTCAATGTTCATCGCAATGCCAAGGGAGAAGATTCTTGCAGCAAG GATCCGCCACAAGTTAGTAATTCACCTGCACGATCATCTGGTCTATTTGATGTGGACTCTTTCTTGGAGATTCGAGCGAGAAGTCCTTTGTTTGATAGTTCTCCTGGCAGTTCAACTGGTCCAGTTTATGATGTGACCCCACTCGCAACATATCCCCCATTATCGACAGGCCCTGCAG AAGCAGGTGTTGATGAGacaagagaggaggaggaggtggttgaagTCAACAGCGGGCAAAGCCATGATGGGAAGAAGCCTACACTTAAGAGAGCTGCACCGGCCGCACCAAGCGCACGCAAGTTGCAGAAGATGAAGAAGATAAAAGTTGATGCAACAGAAGATGCGATATACCAGAGGTACTGCTGTACCAATTATCGTATAAAGGACCCACCCGAAGGCGAGCCTCT CCCTGCATTTATCAGGATAGGTGGTTTCGATATTTCCTTCAAACATTTCAGTAATGGGCTCAAAAAGCGCGCACATTTGAACAATGAGGTGATGTCACTTTACATCGAAAGTTTCAACATTGAGCAGACGTACAACTCAACCAAGCCAAGGAAGTTTGCGTTCTCACCACATGTTGCT ACCAAGCTTTGTGTTGATCCAAGTTCATTCAAGACAAGTTCCTGCATTAGAGATTTGACCAGGGTCTGCGAGAAGAATGACATCGTGAAATTTGATCAA TTGTTCTTCACCATAGTCCAGAGAGACCATTGGGCAGTTGTTGTTGTCAATTTCATGAAAAAACAATTTAATGTCTCTGACTCCAGGAGCTTAGACCCTGACTATGTCAGCATCCTTGAGAAGCCTTGCTGCAACCTG ATAACAAACTTCAAAGCACTGGTCACAGAATTTAACCCATGGAAGCAAGATTTTGGCACATTTCAGATGTCCAGTCCACCAAGCTACCCGCAGCAGTCAACATC ATTTGATTGTGGCATCTTTGCTATTCTATACTTGGAGAATCTAACTGCCAGGGGGATGAAGCCATTCAATACA ATTCAAACTCATTGCTCAATGTCCGGAAGTACATTGCGGCGAAGCTTTTCAAGCACCCTCAAAACACCCTCAACTCAGAGGACGAGCTTCAAGCTTTGCTGA